In Acaryochloris marina S15, a single genomic region encodes these proteins:
- a CDS encoding iron-siderophore ABC transporter substrate-binding protein: MATVVQSLWLGLLVGTLTLACGSADNRPDVSAPPGDCEMVDHDGGKTEICGQPQTIVAIGPNVLELLLALEVQPIGYADYYTLPFTDFDQPQSQIPYLGERLTGPVKKVGSWNTPSLEAILKLKPDLIVGSTLANQGQYSLLSQTAPTLLFSYGVKENWQTQLRRLAKVLGRGEKAEQVIAAHTQLVAEARKNLQPAVLKYPQVLLLASEQLEQELAVENSDSRCGGLLENLGFQLLAPKNIGTEGPGRNNISLELLPELKSDWIFFLAWNTDFSDAGPDLEQQQISAVQQQWQENAIAQSLPASKTNQVYFHSAYICRALPGPIGTELILAQLQAELLPQVSEQSQ, encoded by the coding sequence ATGGCTACCGTTGTTCAGTCTCTATGGCTTGGATTACTAGTCGGTACTTTAACCTTAGCCTGCGGCTCGGCCGATAACCGACCTGATGTATCTGCTCCACCTGGAGACTGTGAAATGGTGGACCATGACGGTGGTAAAACCGAGATTTGTGGTCAGCCCCAAACCATCGTCGCCATCGGCCCCAATGTCCTGGAGTTGTTATTAGCCCTAGAGGTACAGCCGATTGGCTATGCGGATTACTATACTCTGCCGTTTACAGATTTTGACCAACCGCAATCCCAAATTCCTTACCTGGGAGAACGGCTAACAGGCCCAGTCAAAAAAGTGGGTTCTTGGAATACTCCTTCCTTGGAAGCTATTTTGAAACTGAAGCCAGACCTGATTGTGGGCAGCACTCTGGCGAATCAGGGGCAATATTCACTTTTATCCCAGACCGCTCCCACATTGCTGTTCTCCTATGGGGTCAAAGAGAACTGGCAGACTCAGCTTCGCAGGCTGGCTAAAGTATTAGGCCGTGGTGAGAAGGCGGAGCAGGTGATTGCTGCCCATACCCAATTAGTGGCTGAGGCTCGTAAAAACTTACAGCCTGCTGTCCTGAAATATCCGCAAGTCTTGTTGTTGGCTTCTGAGCAACTCGAGCAGGAGCTAGCGGTTGAAAATAGTGACAGTCGCTGTGGTGGACTTCTAGAAAATCTGGGATTTCAGTTGCTAGCCCCTAAAAATATCGGTACAGAAGGACCAGGGCGTAACAATATTTCTCTAGAGCTATTGCCAGAGCTGAAATCTGACTGGATCTTTTTTCTAGCCTGGAATACCGATTTTAGTGATGCGGGGCCGGATCTAGAACAGCAGCAGATCTCAGCCGTTCAACAGCAGTGGCAGGAAAATGCGATCGCACAATCGTTACCCGCCAGCAAAACCAACCAAGTGTACTTTCACAGTGCCTATATTTGCCGTGCCCTACCCGGCCCCATTGGCACAGAGCTGATATTGGCACAATTACAAGCTGAGTTACTGCCTCAAGTCTCTGAGCAATCACAATAA
- a CDS encoding MFS transporter, translating to MRTFLIIWIGQFASLLGSELTNFAITLWAWEMTGQATPLSLIMVFTQIPKLLVSPFAGFWVDRYSRKHLMLLGDWVAGLSTIALLMLLLTDHLQVWHLYISGAINGLFGYIQGLAYSASLTLMVTEEHYARATALGSVQMSGSYVLAPALAGALYAATGLTGVLSVDLATFAMAMTSLALVKIPQPPEQPTAQQMSWSTLTFGLQYLWVRPSLMALLSFWMVNSLIGSTIFAILPAMVLARSNNNPLIWGTLLAFFGMGGLLGGLTISISGGPKRRIHGVLLASALWKFGIIVLALTQQTVTKIGTALVCGFCSPFPESASQAIWMSKVEPEVQGRVFATQFFLTQLSSPIGYAIAGPLADQFFEPAMQPGGALAGFFGPIFGTGLGAGMALQISIFSTCGMLLAVGGYSVRQLRSVEVPSMDQNC from the coding sequence ATGCGCACCTTTCTTATTATCTGGATCGGGCAATTTGCATCACTGTTGGGTTCTGAACTGACGAACTTTGCGATTACCCTGTGGGCCTGGGAAATGACCGGCCAAGCCACCCCCTTGTCTTTGATTATGGTGTTTACTCAGATTCCCAAACTATTGGTTTCTCCCTTTGCCGGGTTTTGGGTAGATCGATACTCTCGCAAGCATTTGATGCTGCTGGGGGATTGGGTCGCAGGACTGTCTACCATCGCCCTGCTGATGCTGTTGCTCACGGATCATCTGCAGGTATGGCATCTCTATATTTCGGGTGCTATTAACGGTTTATTCGGCTATATCCAAGGGTTAGCGTATTCGGCTTCTCTGACCCTAATGGTGACTGAAGAACATTATGCCCGCGCCACAGCTTTGGGTTCTGTTCAAATGTCAGGGAGCTATGTGCTCGCTCCGGCTTTAGCGGGTGCTCTCTATGCTGCCACCGGGTTAACGGGGGTTCTCAGTGTCGATCTTGCTACCTTCGCCATGGCGATGACCAGTCTAGCTCTGGTCAAAATCCCTCAGCCTCCAGAACAGCCGACTGCACAACAGATGTCTTGGTCGACCTTGACCTTTGGTCTGCAGTATCTCTGGGTTCGGCCTAGCCTGATGGCTTTACTGAGTTTTTGGATGGTGAATAGCCTGATTGGCAGTACGATATTCGCGATTCTGCCAGCCATGGTTTTAGCTCGGAGCAATAATAACCCGCTGATTTGGGGAACGCTGCTGGCCTTCTTTGGCATGGGCGGTCTCTTAGGCGGACTCACCATTAGTATTAGCGGCGGACCGAAGCGCCGCATTCATGGTGTGTTGCTGGCTAGCGCCCTGTGGAAATTCGGCATCATTGTGTTGGCCCTCACGCAGCAAACGGTAACCAAGATTGGCACAGCGCTGGTCTGTGGATTTTGTTCTCCTTTTCCCGAGAGTGCGAGTCAAGCGATTTGGATGTCGAAGGTGGAGCCGGAAGTGCAAGGGCGAGTGTTTGCAACGCAATTTTTCTTGACCCAGTTGAGTAGTCCGATCGGATATGCGATCGCAGGTCCGTTAGCCGATCAATTCTTTGAGCCAGCCATGCAACCCGGTGGGGCATTAGCAGGTTTCTTTGGCCCAATTTTTGGTACAGGATTAGGAGCGGGTATGGCACTACAGATTTCTATCTTTTCCACCTGTGGGATGTTGCTTGCTGTGGGTGGATATAGTGTTCGGCAACTGCGATCGGTAGAGGTACCTTCAATGGACCAGAACTGCTAA
- a CDS encoding TonB-dependent siderophore receptor, whose translation MIATFGLLVSLPVRAETAAAVPSSPDIDLATLSIPESSSPQPATSVKEWQAQIEASIIEITAVRVEPSPEGLNIILETATGQLSIPTPTTESNRLSAVIPNAVLALSEGPSFEQANPTPEITQISITNQTDDQVQVVITGAKAVPTATVSNAAQGLTFSIVSEAAPDTLADDAEVEVTVTANPEEGYALSTANIGTRTDSPIRDVPQSIQVIPKQIIEDQQAIGVEEVVENVGGVTFLGNNDGRGLNFSIRGFDNVPVLQNGFRLFGENAVEPEIANLERVEVLKGPASVLFGQSEPGGLINLVRKKPLSEPYYKLQIQGGNRGFVSPSVDLSGPLDKEGNLLYRLNALYRREDSFRDYTTSFDRFFVGPSLTWKISDQTDVTFSLEYIKEDNPADFGTLASGNGIANIPASRVTNNPDDTVDNTFLKVGYNLEHRFNDKWKLRNEFSYIYDKYDYGVLALPFDLDEPTRTLTRVFAAQFNENTFFNLNTSLQGEFETGSIKHNVVAGVDLSRADNNGATRFSPTPDFLSFLDIFNPVYDPKPAFDTVPIAFGNDNSVNRLGVYLQDQIYLLDNLILVGGIRYDIVDRSNIGIVTGIEDTQVDEAFSPRVGLVFQPTDYLALYANYSRSFNPTFETDDLGALLDAERGEGFEVGIKAELIKDRLSATLAFFDITKSNVATADPINPFAFVTSGEQNSRGIDFDISGEIVPGWNVIASYAYIDAKITQDNTFPVGNDLIGIPEHSASLWTTYEIQSGDVKGLGFGLGFNFVGDRAGDLDNSFRADSYFLTNAAIFYRRDRWKFAVNVDNLFDVDFIRSVGGTRARGIYPGEPFTIRGSISVEL comes from the coding sequence GTGATTGCGACCTTTGGCCTTTTAGTCTCGCTTCCTGTTCGAGCTGAGACTGCTGCCGCAGTACCTTCATCACCAGACATAGATCTAGCAACACTATCCATACCTGAGTCATCTTCCCCTCAACCCGCCACGAGCGTGAAAGAATGGCAGGCCCAGATTGAGGCATCCATCATTGAGATTACGGCTGTGCGAGTAGAACCCAGCCCAGAAGGTCTCAATATCATTTTGGAAACGGCGACTGGACAGCTCAGTATTCCCACTCCCACCACAGAGAGCAATCGTCTCAGTGCGGTTATTCCCAATGCCGTCTTAGCTTTGTCGGAAGGCCCTAGCTTTGAGCAAGCCAACCCAACGCCTGAGATTACGCAAATTAGCATCACAAACCAGACCGATGATCAGGTGCAAGTCGTGATTACGGGGGCCAAGGCTGTTCCCACCGCTACGGTGAGCAATGCCGCCCAAGGACTAACCTTCTCTATTGTCTCGGAAGCGGCACCTGATACCCTGGCCGATGATGCAGAGGTAGAAGTTACGGTGACGGCCAATCCGGAAGAAGGCTATGCCCTATCCACTGCCAACATCGGTACACGTACCGATTCACCCATTCGGGATGTTCCCCAATCCATTCAGGTCATCCCCAAGCAGATCATTGAAGATCAGCAGGCTATTGGTGTCGAAGAGGTGGTGGAAAATGTTGGCGGTGTCACCTTTTTAGGCAATAACGATGGTCGGGGACTCAATTTTTCCATTCGTGGTTTTGATAATGTGCCTGTCTTGCAAAATGGGTTTCGACTGTTTGGCGAAAATGCCGTTGAACCTGAAATTGCCAATTTAGAACGGGTAGAAGTTTTGAAAGGGCCTGCCTCGGTTTTATTTGGACAGTCAGAACCCGGTGGACTGATTAATTTGGTCCGGAAAAAACCTTTATCGGAACCGTACTATAAGCTGCAAATTCAAGGAGGGAATCGAGGTTTTGTGAGTCCAAGTGTCGATCTATCAGGTCCCTTGGATAAAGAAGGCAACTTGTTGTACCGTCTCAATGCGCTGTATCGCCGCGAAGATAGTTTTCGGGACTATACGACCAGTTTTGATCGTTTTTTCGTAGGACCTTCTTTAACCTGGAAAATTAGTGATCAAACGGATGTGACCTTTAGCCTGGAATACATCAAGGAAGACAATCCAGCGGACTTTGGAACGTTGGCTTCTGGCAATGGTATTGCGAATATCCCGGCATCGCGGGTCACGAATAACCCTGATGATACGGTGGATAACACCTTTTTGAAGGTGGGGTATAACCTGGAGCATCGGTTTAATGACAAATGGAAACTCCGCAATGAGTTTAGCTATATCTACGATAAATATGACTATGGAGTGTTGGCGCTACCTTTTGACCTAGATGAACCCACTAGAACATTGACACGGGTTTTTGCAGCTCAGTTTAATGAGAATACCTTTTTCAATCTGAATACCAGCCTGCAAGGTGAATTTGAGACAGGCTCCATTAAGCACAATGTCGTCGCCGGGGTCGATCTATCCCGTGCAGACAATAATGGGGCAACCCGGTTTTCCCCCACCCCTGATTTTCTCAGTTTTCTGGATATTTTTAATCCTGTATACGATCCAAAACCTGCATTTGATACTGTGCCAATTGCCTTTGGCAATGACAATTCGGTCAATCGGTTGGGAGTGTACCTACAAGATCAAATCTACCTGCTGGATAACCTGATCCTAGTGGGAGGTATTCGCTACGATATCGTCGACCGCTCGAATATCGGTATTGTCACAGGAATTGAAGATACACAGGTAGACGAAGCATTTAGCCCTCGGGTGGGTCTGGTCTTTCAGCCGACGGATTATCTGGCCCTTTATGCCAACTATTCCCGATCCTTTAATCCCACCTTTGAAACGGATGACTTGGGAGCACTCTTGGATGCAGAGCGAGGAGAGGGGTTTGAAGTCGGTATTAAGGCAGAGTTGATCAAAGACCGATTGTCAGCCACCCTTGCCTTTTTTGATATCACTAAATCAAATGTAGCCACCGCTGATCCGATTAACCCTTTTGCTTTCGTTACTTCAGGTGAGCAAAACAGCCGGGGGATTGATTTTGATATCTCAGGTGAAATTGTGCCAGGTTGGAATGTGATTGCATCCTATGCCTATATTGATGCCAAAATCACCCAAGACAATACCTTTCCCGTCGGCAACGACTTAATCGGTATCCCGGAGCATAGTGCCAGTCTCTGGACTACTTACGAAATCCAATCTGGGGATGTTAAAGGCTTGGGGTTTGGCTTGGGCTTTAACTTTGTAGGGGATCGGGCTGGCGATCTGGATAACAGCTTTAGGGCTGATAGCTATTTCCTTACGAATGCCGCTATTTTCTATCGGCGTGATCGCTGGAAATTTGCCGTCAATGTTGACAATCTATTCGATGTTGATTTTATCCGTTCGGTGGGGGGTACGAGAGCCAGAGGTATCTACCCAGGGGAGCCATTCACCATTCGTGGCTCTATTTCTGTGGAGTTGTAA
- a CDS encoding IS630 family transposase — MLAQFKLRFTQSTRKKIEAKLRQAYGSQNLRLVKRISALLQLGQGGSVAQVAETLALGEQTIRDYLHAFLKRGIASFRYKASQGRRSKLTPRQRQQLKSWIKAGPLKAGYECGCWSALMVQDLIAKRFNVSYHPHYVSTLLRNLGFSFQRARFVAAHLNEAKRQEWMTHKWPEILRLSAAKDALILFGDEASFAQWGSLSYTWSLRGDQPTLPTSGKRKAYKVFGLIDYHSGQFFYQGQTGRFNSEGYTAFLTQVLQQTHKHIILIQDGARYHTSKATKQFFDQQSARLTPFQLPTYSPDFNPIEFLWKKLKKRSTHLRFFKQFDDLVQQVDEGLLYFSQTPNEITVLMGKYCKTLGTQAA; from the coding sequence ATGCTCGCACAATTCAAACTGCGCTTTACCCAATCAACACGCAAAAAGATTGAAGCTAAACTGCGCCAGGCATACGGGAGTCAGAATTTACGTCTGGTCAAACGTATTAGTGCTTTATTGCAGCTTGGTCAAGGTGGTTCAGTGGCACAGGTAGCTGAAACATTGGCACTAGGCGAACAAACGATCAGGGATTATCTGCATGCATTTCTAAAACGAGGTATCGCTAGCTTTAGATACAAAGCGTCTCAAGGACGTCGCAGCAAACTCACTCCACGGCAACGACAACAGCTCAAGTCATGGATTAAAGCAGGTCCGCTCAAAGCTGGATACGAGTGTGGTTGTTGGAGTGCATTAATGGTTCAAGACCTGATTGCGAAACGCTTCAATGTTTCCTATCATCCCCATTATGTGAGTACTCTACTGAGGAACTTAGGCTTTTCATTTCAAAGAGCACGGTTTGTTGCAGCTCATCTCAATGAAGCCAAGCGACAAGAATGGATGACACACAAATGGCCTGAGATTTTGCGTTTATCAGCAGCCAAAGATGCCCTAATTTTATTTGGGGATGAGGCCAGTTTTGCGCAGTGGGGGTCGTTAAGCTACACCTGGAGTCTTCGTGGAGACCAGCCAACATTGCCCACCAGTGGTAAACGGAAGGCTTACAAGGTGTTTGGATTAATTGATTATCATTCTGGTCAGTTCTTCTATCAAGGTCAGACGGGACGCTTCAATTCTGAAGGGTATACTGCTTTTCTAACTCAAGTACTCCAGCAGACTCACAAGCATATTATTCTCATTCAGGACGGGGCTAGATATCACACCAGTAAAGCAACTAAGCAGTTCTTTGACCAGCAATCCGCTCGCCTTACTCCTTTCCAATTACCCACATATTCTCCTGACTTCAACCCAATTGAATTCTTGTGGAAGAAACTCAAAAAACGCAGCACACACCTACGGTTCTTCAAGCAATTTGATGACTTAGTTCAGCAGGTCGATGAGGGGCTACTGTACTTTAGTCAGACTCCCAATGAAATTACTGTCTTAATGGGCAAATATTGCAAAACCTTGGGTACACAAGCTGCCTAG
- a CDS encoding NAD(P)/FAD-dependent oxidoreductase, whose translation MVNSPPAKPLPSDKKRKAVVVGGGPTGTLIALYLAQADWNVSVYERRSVDTKASSNRRSFNIVLNRRGLKALEDAGVQLPPEQHVYIQGNIRHTEKDSTLRKGSRNSVSVDRHTLAQSLITEGKNRFPDNIQYYFDQTLLQLNIQDKSALFQEASGQHEEKFDLLVGADGISSTVRHSMSSQLQGFEVRQHADNMMYKICNLGLAENLPGATAGWADAFHVWPGAEPVTMAAPPSADGFIRAVLILPQEGEITFDTIQTEADISALFKAKLPVVFHNLDQTGLPPDFAQDLLSQKAAHGGFTTLCNRFEDGDSVVLLGDAAHSIWPSLGQGCNAALESCRIFAERLAQAQGDLSLALPAYTRVRKPDTDAVARLSEIGFGGNKRASNSLFMAKVSTLMLMHKLLPKWFKGYALFQMGDADVPYADIWRQAQTQEKQLLGLFAIVVGIVPTLWIAFQIIHKVWL comes from the coding sequence ATGGTAAATTCTCCGCCTGCAAAGCCTCTCCCCTCTGACAAGAAAAGGAAAGCAGTAGTAGTGGGGGGTGGGCCAACCGGAACGCTGATTGCTTTGTATCTGGCTCAAGCAGACTGGAATGTATCGGTCTATGAACGGAGAAGTGTTGATACTAAAGCGTCTAGCAATCGTCGTTCATTCAATATTGTACTGAACAGGCGTGGACTCAAAGCGCTGGAAGATGCTGGTGTTCAGCTACCACCAGAACAGCACGTATATATCCAAGGTAATATTCGGCACACCGAGAAAGATTCAACCTTGAGAAAAGGATCTAGAAATTCGGTTTCAGTAGATCGACATACCCTAGCTCAGTCATTAATTACGGAAGGAAAGAATCGCTTTCCTGACAACATTCAATATTATTTTGATCAAACTTTATTGCAGCTCAATATTCAAGATAAGTCTGCATTGTTTCAGGAAGCATCCGGACAACATGAAGAGAAGTTTGATTTATTAGTTGGAGCAGATGGTATCTCTAGCACAGTCAGGCATTCCATGAGTTCCCAGCTGCAAGGATTTGAAGTCCGACAGCATGCTGACAACATGATGTATAAAATATGTAACTTAGGGTTAGCCGAAAATTTGCCTGGTGCAACGGCAGGATGGGCAGATGCTTTTCATGTATGGCCTGGTGCTGAACCTGTAACGATGGCCGCTCCACCGAGTGCCGATGGCTTCATCAGAGCCGTGTTGATTTTGCCCCAAGAAGGAGAGATAACGTTCGATACCATTCAAACCGAAGCAGACATATCTGCCTTGTTTAAAGCAAAGCTTCCGGTTGTATTTCATAATTTAGACCAGACCGGGCTTCCCCCTGACTTCGCTCAAGATCTGCTATCACAAAAAGCCGCCCATGGAGGGTTTACCACTCTGTGTAATCGGTTTGAAGACGGAGATAGCGTTGTGCTGTTGGGAGATGCAGCCCACTCAATTTGGCCATCCTTAGGACAAGGGTGTAATGCAGCCCTTGAGAGTTGTCGCATTTTTGCTGAGAGGCTGGCACAAGCACAAGGAGACTTATCTTTGGCTTTACCGGCTTACACTAGGGTCCGTAAACCCGATACGGATGCCGTGGCTAGGCTATCTGAGATTGGTTTTGGCGGCAATAAACGCGCATCGAATTCCCTATTTATGGCTAAAGTATCGACACTCATGCTGATGCATAAGCTATTGCCCAAGTGGTTTAAGGGATATGCTCTTTTTCAAATGGGGGATGCTGACGTCCCGTATGCTGATATTTGGCGACAAGCTCAGACCCAAGAGAAACAATTACTAGGTTTATTCGCTATTGTTGTGGGCATTGTTCCCACGCTCTGGATAGCTTTTCAGATCATCCACAAGGTCTGGCTGTGA
- a CDS encoding IS1634 family transposase, whose product MYSPQEIDVQDIDHLGIIAGIVDEIGIVEIVDRLLGTHEQENISCGQVVKALILNGMGFLSAPLYLFSEFFESKATEHLLGQGVLPEHLNDTRIGRVLDKLYAYGVTQIFIHVAMAVVQKFDVALRCAHLDATSLSVEGQYLDKPQVEASDESPSAPESPSPALAESEEPIPVKITYGYSRDNRRDLKQFVLNLLVSGDGGIPLFLQVGNGNDADKSTFVPIIHEFKQQWSQQQPEVIVADSALYSADNLQALGSTSWISRVPASSTAAQDLLQGLPGSQFHPSALNGYSFVEVCSTYGEIQQRWLVVESKARRDSGLKQVQKRIDQAFSQKTTALKTLCKQTFLCPADALAAAQDFGKILRYHTLDDLKIHKKPHYSKAGRPTKATVVTHYTYSIEATLTLNEPVIERYRRQAGRFILATNLLEQEQWSNDDILREYKNQQACEGGFRFIKDPLFFASSVFLKTPRRIAALAMIMALCLMVYSLGQRQLRNALEQVQTTLPNQKGKQTMKPTLRWILQCFQAVHLVWLDGAKHLIKLNSRQQLILPFLGKGCKKYYLLC is encoded by the coding sequence ATGTATTCACCTCAAGAGATAGACGTTCAGGATATTGACCATCTCGGTATTATTGCCGGTATCGTCGATGAGATCGGCATTGTCGAAATAGTGGATCGATTATTAGGTACTCACGAGCAAGAGAATATTAGTTGTGGTCAAGTTGTCAAAGCCCTGATTCTAAATGGTATGGGCTTTTTGAGTGCTCCATTGTACTTATTTAGTGAGTTTTTCGAAAGCAAAGCAACCGAGCACTTACTCGGTCAAGGTGTACTGCCAGAGCACCTCAACGATACCCGTATCGGTCGAGTCCTCGACAAGCTCTATGCCTATGGTGTGACCCAGATATTTATCCATGTGGCAATGGCAGTCGTTCAGAAATTCGATGTAGCTCTAAGGTGTGCGCATCTAGATGCGACAAGCCTTAGTGTTGAGGGGCAATACTTAGATAAACCACAGGTTGAGGCGTCAGACGAATCCCCCTCTGCACCTGAGTCCCCCTCCCCTGCACTGGCTGAATCAGAGGAGCCGATACCCGTGAAAATCACCTACGGCTACTCACGGGACAATCGTCGTGATCTCAAGCAGTTTGTATTGAACCTACTGGTGAGTGGGGACGGGGGTATTCCTTTATTTTTACAAGTGGGCAACGGTAATGATGCGGACAAAAGTACGTTTGTGCCTATCATCCATGAATTTAAGCAACAGTGGAGTCAGCAACAGCCAGAGGTGATTGTTGCTGATAGTGCCCTCTACAGTGCCGACAATCTGCAAGCATTAGGAAGTACATCTTGGATTAGCCGAGTTCCAGCAAGTTCAACGGCAGCCCAAGACTTATTACAAGGGCTGCCGGGTTCACAGTTTCACCCCAGTGCTCTCAACGGCTATAGCTTTGTCGAAGTATGTAGTACCTATGGAGAGATTCAACAACGGTGGCTGGTGGTTGAAAGTAAAGCTCGCAGAGACTCTGGACTCAAACAAGTGCAAAAGCGGATTGATCAGGCGTTTAGCCAAAAAACTACTGCACTTAAAACCCTCTGCAAACAGACCTTCTTGTGCCCTGCAGATGCTTTAGCTGCAGCCCAAGATTTTGGCAAAATCCTCAGGTATCACACCCTTGACGATCTCAAAATCCACAAAAAACCTCATTATTCAAAGGCTGGACGACCGACAAAAGCAACGGTTGTGACTCACTACACCTATTCTATTGAGGCTACCTTAACCCTCAATGAGCCAGTCATCGAACGCTATCGGCGGCAAGCAGGTCGTTTCATCTTAGCCACCAATCTCTTGGAACAAGAGCAATGGAGCAATGATGATATTCTGCGCGAGTATAAGAACCAGCAGGCGTGTGAAGGAGGCTTTCGCTTTATCAAAGATCCACTCTTCTTTGCCTCTAGTGTTTTCCTGAAGACACCTCGGCGTATCGCTGCCTTAGCCATGATCATGGCCTTGTGTTTGATGGTCTACAGCTTAGGACAACGACAGTTAAGAAATGCACTAGAACAAGTACAAACAACTCTCCCTAATCAGAAGGGGAAACAAACTATGAAACCTACGTTACGTTGGATTCTCCAATGCTTTCAGGCCGTCCATTTAGTTTGGCTTGATGGTGCCAAGCATCTCATCAAGCTCAACAGCAGGCAGCAACTTATCTTGCCGTTCCTTGGGAAGGGCTGTAAAAAATATTATCTGCTCTGCTAG
- a CDS encoding iron-siderophore ABC transporter substrate-binding protein, with the protein MARLRLKTMGLLMALTIVSGACTRPSPSTSTDTDCRAIAHDLGETEVCGQPQKVVTIGPNLLELLLALEVQPIAHAEYFPFPTRQFDQPEQQIPYLGKLLTGLPKNVGTAESPSLEAIAKLKPDLILADSIKNKDEYKLLSKIAPTLLFDYSGAGSAWQPDLQALGQALQKADKATAVVADSQQQVAKLKAKFQPIVAQDPKVLLLLSEQLSQGVRLETANSACGALLEDVGFQVVVPAALNQSPEPSHVISLESLTNLDMDWILIEGFSSQNIAKTPNPEAQQVKAIKKEWNENAITQSLPPSKAGKVYFTPVYLCHALLGPIGTEIFLSDLYQQLSPSEIKTSRMPTRFKY; encoded by the coding sequence ATGGCACGACTGAGATTGAAAACGATGGGCTTGCTGATGGCCCTGACAATCGTGAGTGGGGCCTGCACCCGTCCATCCCCCTCCACCTCAACGGATACTGACTGTCGAGCTATTGCCCATGATCTGGGTGAAACGGAGGTCTGTGGTCAACCGCAAAAGGTGGTGACCATTGGTCCTAATTTATTGGAACTCTTACTGGCCCTTGAGGTACAACCGATTGCCCATGCGGAGTATTTCCCATTCCCTACTCGTCAATTTGATCAACCCGAACAGCAAATTCCCTATTTGGGCAAGTTGCTGACGGGACTGCCGAAAAATGTGGGGACTGCCGAGAGCCCGTCTTTAGAAGCGATCGCAAAATTGAAACCGGATTTGATCTTGGCAGACAGCATTAAAAATAAAGATGAGTATAAGTTATTGTCCAAAATTGCTCCCACCTTACTGTTCGACTACAGTGGTGCAGGGTCTGCCTGGCAGCCTGATCTGCAAGCTCTCGGCCAAGCGCTGCAGAAAGCTGACAAAGCCACCGCAGTGGTAGCGGACTCTCAGCAACAGGTTGCCAAACTGAAGGCTAAGTTTCAGCCCATTGTGGCTCAAGATCCCAAAGTCTTGCTGCTGCTGTCTGAGCAACTGAGCCAGGGCGTGCGCCTAGAAACCGCGAACAGTGCCTGTGGTGCCTTGCTGGAAGACGTTGGGTTTCAAGTGGTGGTCCCAGCTGCTTTGAACCAATCCCCAGAACCGAGCCATGTGATTTCGTTGGAATCTTTGACCAATCTGGATATGGATTGGATTCTGATTGAAGGCTTCTCCAGTCAAAACATTGCGAAGACCCCAAACCCAGAAGCACAGCAGGTCAAAGCCATTAAGAAAGAGTGGAACGAGAATGCGATCACACAATCACTACCACCGAGCAAAGCAGGCAAAGTCTATTTCACCCCTGTATACCTATGCCATGCCCTTTTAGGTCCTATCGGAACTGAAATTTTCTTGAGTGACCTCTACCAACAACTGTCACCCTCAGAAATCAAAACCAGCCGGATGCCCACTCGCTTTAAGTATTGA
- a CDS encoding tetratricopeptide repeat protein, protein MTYDPQIYSSYELGWQLHSKAGNQSFQAGRYAEARQAYRKAISLAELMLMTAKKERHHPEAIHAYVISCHNLADNSLKSDEVQAAETTMQQALAQVIDLMYSTQYSQCLRFEAAKALEMVSLKAYELYQNLGQSDKAQAVFELAAEQAQTFFSQMQPHSLST, encoded by the coding sequence ATGACCTACGATCCTCAGATCTATTCATCCTATGAACTGGGCTGGCAGCTACATAGCAAGGCTGGCAATCAAAGCTTTCAGGCAGGCAGGTATGCAGAAGCTCGGCAAGCTTATCGGAAAGCCATTTCCCTTGCAGAATTAATGTTGATGACTGCTAAAAAAGAACGTCATCACCCTGAGGCGATTCATGCCTACGTTATTTCTTGTCATAATTTAGCCGATAATTCGCTGAAGTCTGATGAGGTCCAAGCGGCAGAAACCACCATGCAACAAGCGCTGGCTCAAGTGATTGATTTGATGTATTCCACTCAATATTCCCAGTGTCTACGATTTGAGGCGGCAAAAGCTCTAGAGATGGTCAGTCTGAAAGCCTATGAGCTTTATCAGAATTTAGGGCAATCTGACAAAGCCCAGGCTGTTTTTGAACTGGCCGCAGAACAGGCCCAAACGTTTTTCAGTCAGATGCAACCTCACTCATTAAGTACTTAA